A single Corvus hawaiiensis isolate bCorHaw1 chromosome 24, bCorHaw1.pri.cur, whole genome shotgun sequence DNA region contains:
- the ZBTB39 gene encoding zinc finger and BTB domain-containing protein 39 has protein sequence MGMRIKLHSTNHPNNLLKELNKCRLSETMCDVTILVGSRSFAAHKAVLACAAGYFQNLFLNTGLDAARTYVVDFITPANFEKILSFVYTSELFTDLINVGVIYEVAERLGMEDLLQACHSTFPDLESSAITKQPALAVGEGRAGPLSSTSSEQSHSLGDIRSGAEHFGPERNYLLHGDVAGSYKEDDRNPVGEASQALPLMHPQQPPKTEQESDPGQFAPVAGLGAQPGGNVVAQTTGSSCPQYKAQSNGDYGKGGFFPADPSLDVSTGSNSCPSNSDHSKEQGFEQMDELQLEDLGEAELHFEDAGEELVPSEEVIELSDDSEEELAFESDGRDSKAMPCQVCKKVLEPNIQLIRQHARDHVDLLTGNCKVCETHFQDRNSRVTHVLSHIGIFLFSCDMCETKFFTQWQLTLHRRDGVFDNNIIVHPSDPLPGKAAVFGGGPSPELACAACGKPLAKDFHTVRNHLLEHVNLKSQTCGVCDQRHLSLCSLLWHTLSHLGISVFSCSVCASSFVDQQLLEKHLAVHQHAEEALFQCHFCSQSFKLEAAYRYHVSQHKCGGSLDIRAGFGERLQPQGLPKRKLPEEFLSEELALQSQPGNSKYSCKVCGKRFAHTSEFNYHRRIHTGEKPYQCKVCHKFFRGRSTIKCHLRTHSGALMYRCTVCGHYSSTLNLMSKHIGVHKGSLPPDFTIEQTFMYIIHSKEAEKNTDS, from the coding sequence ATGGGCATGAGGATCAAGCTGCACAGCACCAACCACCCCAACAACCTGCTGAAGGAACTCAACAAGTGCCGGCTCTCCGAGACCATGTGCGACGTCACCATCCTGGTGGGCTCCCGCTCCTTCGCCGCGCACAAGGCCGTGCTGGCCTGCGCCGCCGGCTACTTCCAGAACCTCTTCCTCAACACGGGGCTGGACGCTGCCAGGACCTACGTGGTGGATTTCATCACTCCAGCCAACTTCGAGAAGATCCTGAGCTTTGTGTACACCTCGGAGCTCTTCACAGACCTTATCAATGTGGGTGTTATCTACGAGGTGGCGGAGCGGCTGGGCATGGAGGATTTGCTGCAGGCCTGTCACTCCACCTTCCCTGACCTGGAGAGCTCGGCCATCACCAAGCAGCCTGCCCTGGCCGTGGGGGAAGGCCGGGCTGGGCCTCTGAGCAGCACCTCCTCGGAGCAgagccactctctgggggacaTCCGGAGCGGCGCGGAGCACTTCGGCCCCGAGCGGAATTACCTCCTGCACGGGGACGTGGCGGGCAGCTACAAAGAGGATGACAGGAACCCTGTGGGTGAGGCCAGCCAGGCTCTTCCCTTGAtgcacccacagcagcccccCAAGACAGAACAGGAGTCGGATCCGGGGCAGTTCGCTCCGGTTGCGGGTCTGGGGGCCCAGCCCGGCGGGAATGTCGTGGCACAGACCAccggcagctcctgccctcagtACAAGGCCCAGAGCAACGGCGACTACGGCAAGGGCGGCTTCTTCCCCGCTGACCCCTCCCTGGATGTCTCCACGGGGAGCAACTCCTGCCCCAGCAACAGTGACCACTCCAAAGAGCAGGGATTCGAGCAGATGGATGAGCTCCAGCTGGAGGATTTGGGAGAGGCTGAGCTGCATTTTGAGGATGCTGGAGAAGAGCTGGTCCCGTCTGAGGAAGTGATTGAGCTGAGCGACGACAGCGAGGAGGAGCTGGCCTTCGAGAGCGACGGCCGGGACAGCAAGGCCATGCCCTGCCAGGTGTGCAAGAAGGTGCTGGAGCCCAACATCCAGCTGATCCGCCAGCACGCCAGGGACCACGTGGACCTGCTCACCGGGAACTGCAAAGTCTGCGAGACCCACTTCCAGGACCGCAACTCCAGGGTCACTCACGTGCTGTCCCACATcggcatcttcctcttctcctgcgACATGTGCGAGACCAAGTTCTTCACGCAGTGGCAGCTGACGCTGCACCGGCGGGACGGGGTCTTCGACAACAACATCATCGTCCACCCCAGTGACCCCCTGCCGGGCAAGGCGGCCGTGTTTGGAGGAGGGCCCAGCCCCGAGCTGGCCTGCGCTGCCTGCGGGAAGCCCTTGGCCAAAGATTTCCACACGGTCCGGAACCACCTGCTGGAGCACGTGAACCTGAAGAGCCAGACGTGCGGCGTGTGCGACCAGCGGCACCTGAGCCTCTGCAGCCTGCTGTGGCACACCCTGTCCCACCTGGGCATCTCCGTCTTCTCGTGCTCCGTGTGTGCCAGCAGCTTCGtggaccagcagctcctggagaagcaCCTGGCCGTGCACCAGCACGCGGAGGAGGCTCTTTTCCAGTGCCACTTCTGCAGCCAGAGCTTCAAGCTGGAAGCGGCCTATCGGTACCACGTCAGCCAGCACAAGTGCGGGGGCAGCCTGGACATCCGGGCGGGGTTCGGGGAGCGCCTGCAGCCGCAGGGGCTGCCCAAGAGGAAGCTGCCCGAGGAGTTCCTGAGCGAAGAGCTGGCGCTGCAGAGCCAGCCGGGGAACAGCAAGTACAGCTGCAAGGTGTGCGGCAAGAGGTTCGCCCACACCAGCGAGTTCAACTaccaccggcgcatccacaccggggagaagcCCTACCAGTGCAAGGTGTGCCACAAGTTCTTCCGCGGGCGCTCCACCATCAAGTGCCACCTGCGGACGCACTCGGGGGCCCTCATGTACCGCTGCACCGTGTGTGGCCACTACAGCTCCACGCTCAACCTCATGAGCAAGCACATAGGGGTGCACAAGGGCAGCCTCCCGCCGGACTTCACCATCGAACAGACTTTCATGTACATCATCCATTCCAAAGAGGCCGAGAAAAACACGGATAGCTga
- the LOC125338003 gene encoding translation initiation factor IF-2-like, whose protein sequence is MPVPEPLPWSVRGSPGAAAAAAALELLREEGAGPPAAPQKRKSRPVPAPVPPPVPLTAGLSAGDMHDFFVGLMGKRAAEPGRATGRGSGGPAPRCSPGPPAPGEAPLRAA, encoded by the exons ATGCCCGTCCCGGAGCCGCTGCCGTGGAGCGTCcgcggcagccccggggccgccgccgccgccgccgcgctggAGCTGCTGCGGGAGGAGGGCGCCG GTCCCCCCGCGGCGCCGCAGAAGCGTAAGTCCCGCCCGGTGCCGGCGCCGGTGCCGCCGCCGGTGCCGCTGACGGCCGGTCTCTCCGCAGGGGACATGCACGATTTCTTCGTGGGACTCATGGGGAAGCGAGCAGCGGAGCCCGGGCGAGCGACGGGGCGGGGGAGCGGCGGCCCGGCCCCCCGGTgctccccgggaccccccgcgCCCGGCGAGGCCCCGCTGCGGGCGGCTTGA
- the GPR182 gene encoding G-protein coupled receptor 182 — MAEVTSVPMETHTVRMETHTVPSEYGDYHNWSELFHLLNHTYTYCEFSLDENVKRVILFILYLVIFVVGLVENLLVIWVNWQTRGNKSLVNLYIINMAIADLGVLLSLPIWMLEVMLDYTWLWGSFLCRFTHYFYFANMYASIFFLTCLSVDRYVTLTSSSLFWRRHQHRARRVVCACSWVLAAAIPFLEVAHMQLVNTGEPICIFMAPFETYDEWALAVSLATTTIGFLIPFPIIAVFNVLTARFVRRTKPESRKHCLLIYAYIGVFLLSWLPFHVVLTLLTLEGNHIVLHCTFAHLLYFFYDIIDCFTLLHCVINPILYNFLSKNFRSKLISAVVKYIPKDHGGQKGADNSSSSTQHSIVIAKDNSPPN; from the coding sequence ATGGCCGAGGTGACCAGTGTCCCCATGGAGACACACACTGTCCGCATGGAGACACACACTGTCCCGAGTGAGTACGGGGACTACCACAACTGGTCCGAGCTGTTCCACCTCCTGAACCACACCTACACCTACTGCGAGTTCAGCCTGGACGAGAACGTCAAGCGAGTGATTCTCTTCATCCTCTACCTGGTCATCTTCGTGGTGGGCTTGGTGGAGAACCTCCTCGTCATCTGGGTCAACTGGCAGACACGGGGCAACAAGAGCTTGGTCAACCTGTACATCATCAACATGGCCATCGCTGACCTCGGGGTGCTGCTCTCGCTGCCCATCTGGATGCTGGAGGTGATGCTGGATTACACCTGGCTCTGGGGCAGCTTCCTCTGCCGCTTCACCCACTACTTCTACTTCGCCAACATGTACGCCAGCATCTTCTTCCTCACCTGCCTGAGCGTGGATCGCTACGTGACCCTGACCAGCTCCTCGCTCTTCTGGCGCCGGCACCAGCACCGCGCGCGCCGCGTGGTCTGCGCCTGCAGCTGGGTGCTGGCCGCCGCCATCCCCTTCCTGGAGGTGGCTCACATGCAGCTGGTCAACACCGGGGAGCCCATCTGCATCTTCATGGCCCCCTTTGAGACCTACGACGAGTGGGCGCTGGCGGTCAGCTTGGCCACCACCACCATCGGCTTCCTCATCCCCTTCCCCATCATCGCCGTGTTCAACGTGCTGACGGCGCGGTTCGTCCGGCGCACCAAGCCCGAGAGCCGCAAGCACTGCCTGCTCATCTACGCCTATATCGGGGTGTTCCTGCTCAGCTGGCTGCCCTTCCACGTTGTGCTGACGCTGCTCACCCTCGAGGGCAACCACATTGTCCTGCACTGCACCTTTGCCCACCTCCTCTACTTCTTCTATGACATCATAGACTGCTTCACCCTGCTCCACTGCGTCATCAACCCCATCCTCTACAACTTCCTCAGCAAGAACTTCCGCAGCAAACTCATCTCTGCTGTGGTCAAGTACATCCCGAAGGACCACGGTGGCCAGAAGGGCGCCGACAACTCCTCCTCCAGCACGCAGCACTCCATAGTCATCGCAAAGGACAACAGCCCTCCCAACTAA
- the LOC125337640 gene encoding retinol dehydrogenase 16-like encodes MWLYVVAVLLGLFLLRRWHRERQTVPRLSEKHVLITGCDSGFGNLLARQLDARGLRVLAACLTEAGAAQLRAATSNRLQTVLLDVTSSKSIADVTAWVRERVGDRGLWGLVNNAGIAIPTAPNEWLTKEDFVKVLNVNLVGLVEVTLSLLPLVRRARGRVVNVASVMGRVSFFGGGYCISKYGVEAFSDSLRLEMSSFGVKVCVIEPGYFKTMITNTENLEKNFISSWQKLPEEIKASYGEGYLRQLVAMLKVMQKGYNSDLSLVTNCMEHALTSLHPCTRYSAGWDAKLLYIPLSYLPSALSDALFTLFCPKSVGKA; translated from the exons ATGTGGCTGTACGTGGTGGcggtgctgctggggctgttcctgctgcGGCGCTGGCACCGGGAGCGGCAGACGGTGCCGCGGCTCTCGGAGAAGCACGTGCTGATCACGGGATGTGACAGCGGCTTCGGGAACCTGCTGGCGCGGCAGCTGGACGCGCGTGGGCTGCGGGTGCTGGCCGCCTGTCTGACCGAGGCCGGGGCCGCGCAGCTGCGGGCGGCCACCTCCAACCGGCTCCAGACCGTCCTGCTGGACGTCACCTCCAGCAAGAGCATCGCCGATGTCACCGCCTGGGTCCGGGAGCGTGTGGGTGATCGAG ggCTCTGGGGGCTGGTGAACAACGCAGGGATCGCCATCCCCACCGCCCCGAACGAGTGGCTGACCAAGGAGGATTTTGTCAAGGTGCTGAATGTCAACCTGGTGGGGCTCGTGGAGGTGACGCTGAGCCTCCTGCCGCTGgtgcggcgggcgcggggccgcgtGGTCAATGTGGCCAGCGTGATGGGCCGCGTGTCCTTCTTCGGCGGCGGGTACTGCATCTCCAAGTATGGTGTGGAGGCCTTCTCTGACAGCCTCAG GCTTGAGATGAGCAGCTTTGGGGTGAAGGTCTGTGTGATCGAGCCAGGCTACTTCAAAACAATGATCACCAACACTGAGAACCtggaaaagaattttatttccagctggCAGAAGCTTCCAGAGGAAATCAAAGCCAGTTACGGGGAGGGTTACTTGAGGCAGC TTGTGGCAATGCTCAAGGTGATGCAGAAGGGCTACAACTCCGACCTGTCGCTGGTCACGAACTGCATGGAGCACGCGCTGACCAGCCTCCACCCCTGCACCCGCTACTCTGCCGGCTGGGACGCCAAGCTACTCTACATCCCCCTCAGCTACCTGCCCTCAGCCCTCAGCGACGCTCTGTTCACCTTGTTCTGCCCCAAATCCGTTGGGAAAGCCTAA
- the LOC125337639 gene encoding retinol dehydrogenase 16-like, whose translation MWLYVVAVLLGLFLLRRWHRERQTVPRLSEKHVLITGCDSGFGNLLARQLDARGLRVLAACLTEAGAAQLRAATSNRLQTVLLDVTSSKSIADVTAWVRERVGDRGLWGLVNNAGIAIPTAPNEWLTKEDFVKVLNVNLVGLVEVTLSLLPLVRRARGRVVNVASVMGRVSCFGGGYCISKYGVEAFSDSLRRELRPFGVQVSIIEPGGFQTAIIDPAPLVEGFARLWERLPAEAQAAYGRHYVDKYAKTTTLLHRLSSSRLSHVTDAMTHALLSRCPRSRYAAGWDARLIFLPLSYCPAWLSDTIVGLLLPIPASGVP comes from the exons ATGTGGCTGTACGTGGTGGcggtgctgctggggctgttcctgctgcGGCGCTGGCACCGGGAGCGGCAGACGGTGCCGCGGCTCTCGGAGAAGCACGTGCTGATCACGGGATGTGACAGCGGCTTCGGGAACCTGCTGGCGCGGCAGCTGGACGCGCGTGGGCTGCGGGTGCTGGCCGCCTGTCTGACCGAGGCCGGGGCCGCGCAGCTGCGGGCGGCCACCTCCAACCGGCTCCAGACCGTCCTGCTGGACGTCACCTCCAGCAAGAGCATCGCCGATGTCACCGCCTGGGTCCGGGAGCGTGTGGGTGATCGAG ggCTCTGGGGGCTGGTGAACAACGCAGGGATCGCCATCCCCACCGCCCCGAACGAGTGGCTGACCAAGGAGGATTTTGTCAAGGTGCTGAATGTCAACCTGGTGGGGCTCGTGGAGGTGACGCTGAGCCTCCTGCCGCTGgtgcggcgggcgcggggccgcgtGGTCAATGTGGCCAGCGTGATGGGCCGCGTGTCCTGTTTCGGCGGCGGGTACTGCATCTCCAAGTATGGTGTGGAGGCCTTCTCCGACAGCCTCAG GCGGGAGCTGCGTCCCTTCGGGGTGCAGGTCTCCATCATCGAACCTGGAGGCTTCCAGACGGCGATTATCGACCCCGCACCGCTGGTGGAGGGCTTCGCTCGCCTCTGGGAGCGGCTCCCGGCAGAAGCCCAGGCAGCCTACGGCCGCCACTACGTGGACAAAT ATGCCAAGACCACCACCCTGCTGCACCGCCTGAGCAGCTCCCGCCTGTCGCACGTCACCGATGCCATGACACACGCGCTGCTCTCTCGCTGCCCCCGCAGCCGCTACGCCGCCGGCTGGGATGCCCGGCTCATCTTCCTGCCCCTCAGCTACTGCCCGGCCTGGCTGTCCGACACCATCGTTGGcctcctcctgcccatcccGGCCAGCGGGGTGCCCTGA